One region of Oxalobacteraceae bacterium OTU3CAMAD1 genomic DNA includes:
- a CDS encoding ABC transporter ATP-binding protein: protein MSVGKIEIDKLHLRVGHGAQAFEAVQDVSLTVEPGEFVCLLGPSGCGKSTLLGALAGHLRPSRGAITVDGRAIDGPHAERGLVFQHHTLFPWRKVVDNVAFGLKMQGVARAERRQRALELLALVGLEAFAEHYPAQLSGGMKQRVEIARVLINHPRVMLMDEPFGALDAQTRLMMQQLLLDLWARIRTTIVFITHDIDEALFLADRVLVMSPRPGRIIEQIAVPFARPRDSSLVTSPEFTALKRRCLQLLHPANAELPLERLSPLGATAPRQLQFAI from the coding sequence ATGAGCGTGGGGAAAATCGAGATCGACAAGCTGCACCTGCGGGTCGGCCATGGCGCGCAGGCGTTCGAGGCGGTACAGGACGTCAGCCTGACGGTCGAACCGGGCGAGTTCGTCTGCCTGCTCGGCCCGTCCGGCTGCGGCAAATCGACCTTGCTGGGCGCGCTGGCCGGCCATCTACGGCCCAGCCGTGGCGCCATCACCGTCGACGGCCGCGCCATCGACGGCCCGCACGCCGAGCGCGGCCTGGTGTTCCAGCACCACACGCTGTTCCCGTGGCGCAAAGTGGTCGACAACGTCGCCTTCGGCCTGAAGATGCAAGGCGTGGCGCGCGCCGAGCGCCGCCAACGCGCGCTGGAGCTGCTGGCCCTGGTGGGTTTGGAGGCGTTCGCCGAGCACTACCCGGCGCAGCTATCGGGCGGCATGAAGCAGCGGGTTGAAATAGCCCGCGTGCTGATCAACCACCCGCGTGTGATGCTGATGGACGAACCGTTCGGCGCGCTCGACGCGCAGACGCGCCTGATGATGCAGCAGTTGTTGCTGGACTTGTGGGCGCGCATCCGCACCACCATCGTCTTCATCACGCACGACATCGACGAGGCGCTGTTCCTGGCCGACCGCGTGTTAGTGATGAGTCCGCGTCCTGGGCGCATCATCGAACAGATCGCCGTACCGTTTGCGCGCCCGCGCGACTCGTCGCTGGTGACATCGCCCGAGTTCACGGCGCTGAAGCGGCGCTGCCTGCAGCTGCTGCATCCGGCCAACGCCGAGTTGCCGTTGGAGCGACTCAGTCCGTTAGGCGCAACCGCACCACGCCAACTGCAATTCGCCATCTAA
- a CDS encoding AraC family transcriptional regulator has translation MTDPLAEVVSLLQPQARFSKVVGAAGAWRVRRAESGQPFYCVVMDGACQLTVDGQQPLHLRQGDFVLIPSAHGFTMSSNEPMTPADAETEPVALPDGGFRHGRQDGPADVQLLIGHCAFDSPDAALLVSLLPQLVHVRGERRLAIIVELVGDESRARRPARDVILARLLEVLMIEALRSAAHTAASPGLLRGLADERLAVAIRHMHESMTRPWTVAQLAKESAMSRSAFFERFSRAVGVAPMEYLLAWRMALAKHLLRRGEGGVADVAQQVGYGSASAFSVAFARHVGLPPMRYARGLSG, from the coding sequence ATGACCGATCCCTTGGCGGAAGTCGTTTCGCTGCTCCAACCGCAGGCCCGTTTTTCGAAGGTGGTTGGCGCGGCTGGCGCCTGGCGCGTGCGTCGCGCCGAGTCCGGCCAACCGTTCTATTGCGTGGTGATGGACGGCGCGTGCCAGCTCACCGTCGATGGACAGCAACCGTTGCATTTGCGGCAGGGCGACTTTGTGCTGATTCCGTCGGCCCACGGCTTCACGATGTCCAGCAACGAGCCCATGACTCCGGCGGACGCCGAAACCGAGCCCGTGGCGCTGCCCGACGGCGGGTTCCGGCATGGCCGGCAGGACGGTCCCGCCGACGTGCAATTGTTGATCGGCCACTGCGCCTTCGATTCGCCCGACGCGGCGTTGCTGGTGTCGCTGTTGCCGCAACTGGTGCATGTGCGCGGCGAGCGGCGGCTCGCCATCATCGTCGAGCTGGTCGGCGACGAATCGCGGGCGCGGCGGCCCGCGCGCGATGTCATCCTGGCCCGGCTGTTGGAGGTGCTGATGATCGAAGCGCTGCGCTCGGCCGCGCACACGGCCGCGTCGCCTGGCCTGCTGCGCGGGCTGGCCGACGAACGCCTGGCCGTCGCCATCCGGCATATGCACGAAAGCATGACGCGCCCATGGACGGTGGCGCAGCTGGCGAAGGAATCGGCGATGTCGCGGTCGGCGTTTTTCGAGCGTTTCAGCCGCGCGGTCGGCGTCGCGCCGATGGAGTACCTGCTTGCCTGGCGCATGGCGCTGGCCAAGCACCTGCTGCGGCGCGGGGAGGGCGGCGTCGCCGACGTGGCGCAGCAGGTCGGCTATGGTTCGGCCAGCGCGTTCAGCGTCGCCTTCGCCCGCCACGTCGGGTTGCCGCCGATGCGCTACGCGCGCGGGCTGTCCGGCTGA
- a CDS encoding TonB-dependent receptor, whose translation MIPSRLAHFPSTRPIVAAIALLCAHCAAAQQTQLMQTVTVTAEAARDGEGLGLARVNGSASRLDLRAGELPASVESLSAAAMQARGDLQVKDAITRTTGLTDISSPGNGIAYSARGFSGNNAVAMLESGQRLLVGSGTATYPSDPWGYDYIEVLRGPGSVVHGSGTTGATINAVRKAPSRDAAFEAMAGVGGGRALRAGVGGSGALGERAAFRVDAYADHSDGFIDRGEARHAKLLTALTYALTPDLDLDVQLDHLRQKPQRYFGTPLVNGGLSGALRDQNYNVGDADIDFADDKAVARLTWRATPALTVSNELAYMKARRNWRNVEAYVYDSLADVVDRSDYIAIKHDQEQTGNRLEARWNSGANRVVAGWEAATINFTHTNNSPYGGASSVAPTGFDPGRFDSPDALRPNFATDTTTNGLYVEDAYTISERLLLLGGVRHDRYRVALTSLRGAAGFTTTLQSTAARLGLSWKVAPDTSLYGQLSTGSDPLTSLLSMNLANSRYKLTRSRQVEGGVKQSLAGGKAEWTAALYRIRKDDIVTRDPANPALSVQGGSQSSRGAELSASVGLARAWRLDANVAYTDASYDNLIEAGNVSRAGKRPTDVPKVSANLWLGYRTDDWRAGAGARHVGKRFIDNGNTQALPAYTTLDATIGWNVNRHLLVQLNLRNLGDKLYASTSYSDSQYLLGERRHAELTAQWRY comes from the coding sequence ATGATTCCTTCCCGCCTCGCTCACTTCCCGTCCACCCGTCCGATCGTGGCCGCCATCGCGCTGCTATGCGCCCATTGCGCCGCCGCGCAGCAGACCCAACTCATGCAGACCGTCACCGTAACAGCGGAGGCAGCGCGGGACGGCGAGGGATTGGGACTGGCGCGTGTGAACGGCAGCGCCAGCCGCCTGGATCTGCGCGCCGGCGAGCTGCCCGCCAGTGTCGAGTCGCTTAGCGCGGCGGCGATGCAGGCGCGCGGCGACCTGCAGGTCAAGGACGCCATCACCCGCACCACCGGCCTGACGGACATCAGCTCGCCCGGCAACGGCATCGCGTATTCGGCGCGCGGCTTTAGCGGCAACAACGCCGTCGCCATGCTGGAAAGTGGACAGCGGCTGCTGGTGGGCTCGGGCACGGCGACGTATCCATCGGACCCGTGGGGCTACGATTACATCGAAGTGCTGCGCGGACCCGGCTCGGTGGTCCACGGCAGCGGCACCACCGGCGCCACCATCAACGCCGTGCGCAAGGCGCCCAGTCGCGACGCCGCGTTCGAGGCGATGGCCGGCGTCGGCGGCGGCCGGGCGCTGCGGGCGGGCGTCGGCGGCAGCGGCGCGCTGGGGGAGCGCGCCGCCTTCCGCGTCGACGCCTACGCCGACCACAGCGACGGCTTCATCGACCGTGGCGAAGCGCGCCACGCCAAGCTGCTGACGGCGTTGACCTACGCGCTGACGCCGGACCTCGACCTGGACGTTCAGCTCGACCATCTGCGGCAAAAACCGCAGCGCTACTTCGGCACGCCGCTGGTGAACGGCGGCCTGTCTGGCGCGCTGCGCGACCAGAACTACAACGTCGGCGACGCCGATATCGACTTCGCCGACGACAAGGCCGTGGCGCGGCTGACGTGGCGCGCCACGCCGGCGCTCACCGTCAGCAACGAGCTGGCCTACATGAAGGCGCGGCGCAACTGGCGCAACGTCGAAGCCTACGTCTACGATTCGTTGGCCGACGTGGTCGACCGCAGCGACTATATCGCCATCAAGCACGACCAGGAGCAGACCGGCAACCGCCTCGAGGCGCGCTGGAACAGCGGCGCCAACCGGGTCGTCGCCGGCTGGGAGGCGGCCACCATCAACTTTACCCACACCAATAACTCGCCGTACGGCGGCGCCTCCAGCGTGGCGCCGACCGGCTTCGATCCGGGCCGCTTCGACAGCCCGGACGCGCTGCGTCCCAACTTCGCCACCGACACCACCACCAACGGGCTGTATGTCGAGGACGCGTACACCATCTCCGAGCGCCTGCTGCTGCTGGGCGGCGTGCGCCACGACCGCTACCGGGTCGCGCTGACCAGCCTGCGGGGAGCAGCCGGCTTCACGACGACCTTGCAGTCGACCGCCGCGCGCCTCGGCCTGAGCTGGAAGGTGGCGCCAGATACGTCGTTGTATGGACAGCTAAGCACCGGCAGCGATCCGTTGACCAGCCTGCTCTCGATGAACCTGGCCAACAGCCGCTACAAGCTGACGCGCTCGCGCCAGGTCGAGGGCGGCGTCAAGCAGTCGCTGGCTGGCGGCAAGGCCGAATGGACCGCCGCGTTGTACCGGATACGCAAGGACGACATTGTCACCCGCGATCCGGCCAATCCGGCGCTGTCGGTGCAGGGCGGCTCGCAATCGTCGCGCGGCGCCGAGCTGAGCGCCAGCGTCGGCCTGGCGCGCGCGTGGCGGCTCGACGCCAACGTCGCCTACACCGACGCCAGTTACGACAACCTGATCGAAGCCGGCAATGTCTCGCGCGCCGGCAAGCGCCCGACCGACGTGCCGAAGGTCTCGGCCAATCTGTGGCTGGGCTACCGCACCGACGACTGGCGCGCCGGCGCCGGCGCGCGCCACGTCGGCAAGCGTTTCATCGACAATGGCAACACGCAGGCGCTGCCGGCTTACACCACGCTCGACGCCACCATCGGCTGGAACGTCAACCGCCACCTGCTGGTGCAGCTGAACCTGCGCAATCTGGGCGACAAGCTGTATGCGAGCACGTCCTACAGCGACAGCCAGTATCTGCTGGGCGAACGCCGGCACGCCGAGTTGACGGCGCAGTGGCGTTATTGA
- a CDS encoding cellulase family glycosylhydrolase, which translates to MKALNISTSARKTTALAAALSFAFGVAATAPAQAYTVSGTQILDDADKPVPLRGVNWFGFETPDGTVHGLWARNWKQMIDQIQASGFNAVRVPVCPATFRGEGSPPGGVINSNLNPDLVGLKSRQWLDVFLTELDRRGIYILLDHHRPDCQAISELWYTPAYSEAQWLDDLEYLAQKYSGLRNLVGLDLKNEPHGAATWGTGNVSTDWNLAAERAAQRILAVNPKLLIFVEGIATNPVCSGNQGIFWGGNLEPLKCKALDIPRSKLVLSPHVYGPDVFNQSYFDAPNFPANMPAIWDTHFGQFAKDYPVVLGEAGGKYGHGGSPKDKIWQDALVDYLKPRGMTGLFYWSWNPNSGDTGGILQDDWKTVWPDKLALLQRLWDGGTTTPPTNPPNPPDTPPGAVTATLKTNSDWGAGYCADVTVSNTGTQPAQWNVQLTVAGTINNLWGAVWNQAGTTLTATGQSHNATVQPGGTQNFGFCATR; encoded by the coding sequence GTGAAAGCACTGAACATATCTACCAGCGCGAGGAAGACGACAGCGCTGGCGGCGGCGCTGTCCTTCGCATTCGGCGTGGCGGCGACCGCCCCGGCGCAGGCCTACACCGTGTCCGGCACGCAGATCCTCGACGACGCCGACAAGCCCGTGCCACTGCGGGGCGTGAACTGGTTCGGCTTCGAGACGCCGGACGGTACGGTGCACGGCCTGTGGGCGCGCAACTGGAAACAGATGATCGACCAGATCCAGGCCAGCGGCTTCAACGCTGTGCGCGTGCCGGTATGCCCGGCCACCTTCCGTGGCGAAGGCTCGCCGCCCGGCGGCGTCATCAACTCCAACCTGAACCCCGACCTGGTCGGGCTGAAATCGCGCCAGTGGCTGGACGTCTTCCTGACCGAGCTGGACCGGCGCGGCATCTACATCCTGCTCGACCACCATCGGCCGGACTGCCAGGCCATCTCGGAGTTGTGGTACACGCCGGCGTACAGCGAGGCGCAGTGGCTGGACGACCTGGAGTATCTGGCGCAGAAGTATTCCGGCCTGCGTAACCTGGTAGGGCTCGATCTCAAGAACGAGCCGCACGGCGCCGCCACCTGGGGCACGGGCAACGTATCGACTGACTGGAACCTGGCCGCCGAGCGCGCCGCCCAACGCATCCTGGCGGTCAATCCGAAGCTGTTGATCTTCGTCGAAGGCATCGCCACCAATCCGGTCTGCTCGGGCAACCAGGGCATATTCTGGGGCGGCAACCTGGAGCCGTTGAAGTGCAAGGCGCTCGACATCCCGCGCAGCAAGCTGGTGCTGTCGCCGCACGTGTACGGCCCGGACGTGTTCAACCAGTCCTACTTCGACGCGCCCAACTTCCCGGCCAATATGCCGGCCATCTGGGACACCCATTTCGGCCAGTTCGCCAAGGACTATCCGGTGGTGCTGGGCGAAGCGGGCGGCAAGTACGGCCACGGCGGCAGTCCCAAGGACAAGATCTGGCAGGACGCGCTGGTCGATTACCTGAAGCCGCGCGGCATGACGGGCCTGTTCTACTGGTCGTGGAATCCGAACAGCGGCGACACCGGCGGCATCCTGCAGGACGACTGGAAGACCGTCTGGCCGGACAAGCTGGCGTTGCTCCAACGACTGTGGGACGGCGGCACGACCACGCCGCCGACGAATCCACCCAATCCGCCGGACACGCCGCCGGGCGCCGTGACCGCGACCTTGAAGACCAACTCGGACTGGGGCGCCGGCTACTGCGCGGACGTCACGGTGAGCAATACGGGCACGCAGCCGGCCCAGTGGAACGTCCAGCTCACGGTGGCCGGCACCATCAACAACCTGTGGGGCGCGGTGTGGAACCAGGCCGGCACGACCTTGACGGCGACGGGCCAGAGCCACAACGCCACCGTGCAGCCGGGCGGCACGCAGAACTTCGGCTTCTGCGCCACGCGTTAA
- a CDS encoding DUF971 domain-containing protein has product MDYPAEISNDRAGRVLTIVWQDGVRQQWPHAQLRAHCKCTQCQSQRLLGVKAEPSQETSQVENLRMIGNYGLQLVFGDRHERGIYPWPYLRSLPAETQ; this is encoded by the coding sequence ATGGACTACCCCGCCGAAATCAGCAACGACCGCGCCGGCCGCGTACTGACGATCGTCTGGCAGGATGGCGTGCGGCAGCAATGGCCGCATGCCCAACTGCGTGCGCACTGCAAATGCACGCAGTGCCAATCTCAACGGCTGCTAGGCGTCAAAGCGGAGCCGTCCCAAGAGACATCGCAAGTCGAAAACCTGCGGATGATCGGCAATTACGGCCTGCAACTGGTCTTCGGCGACCGTCACGAACGTGGGATCTATCCGTGGCCGTATCTGCGCTCGCTGCCCGCCGAAACTCAATAA
- a CDS encoding cellulose binding domain-containing protein encodes MHTPSVSPTFPLTAAPTLAAPDHKVRRQARRWARGLARGLLALSLTTGAAAIVGLPLATSAHAADAEYTKRFLAQYQKIKNPANGYFSPEGVPYHSIETLMVEAPDHGHETTSETYSFWLWLEAQYGRVTGDWAPLNAAWANMEKYIIPAPADQPTNSFYNAAKPATYAGEFPLPNQYPAPISSGVPVGQDPISAELFSTYGNRDIYGMHWLLDVDNWYGYGRCGDGTTRPSYINTFQRGSQESVWETIPHPSCETFKWGRTGGTQGFLSLFIGDSSYAKQWRYTNAPDADARAVQAIYWASEWAKAQGKSADVASLVKKAAKMGDYLRYAMFDKYFKKVGNCIGTQTCPGGSGAADAQGMRDNQHYLMSWYYAWGGATDSSAGWAWRIGSSHNHFGYQNPLAAWVLSTQTEFKPLSPTAAGDWGKSLGRQIEFYRWLQSAEGAIAGGATNSWGGGYGTPPAGTATFYGMFYDEKPVYHDPASNTWFGFQAWSMQRVAEYYYTSGDVRAKAVLDKWVAWASANTTLNADGTYTIPNTLSWSGQPDNWNAAAPGANAGLRVTVVDGTGDVGIAAAFARTLIYYGAKANNAGAKTLAKELLDRMWAKHQDPQGVAVDEKRTDYLRFTAKYDAATGSGVYVPPGWTGTNAQGATIDASSTFLSMRPKYQQDPQWPKLKAHLDGGPAPTWRYHRFWAQADIAMALNDYANLVEQADSPAILADSTGVSVPEGGTASVAISLSKAPAANLTVAIVKAAGGDPDLGTETAALTFTPANYNVAQPVALRAAVDADQLSGSATFGFSATGYLSTSVTATEIDKDVVVPVVLSVSGAPVTVPEGGTKTFQVQLASAPSGPVTVSVARASGDADLSVSGGASLSFTTANWNAAQTVTLAAANDADSVNGTASFRVSAPNATDVLVAASEADKDALAGGCAVDFDTSSDWGSGQVPRVVLRNTGATAINGWSLSWTASNDVTLVNSWNATLATSGRGFVATPLGNATVPANGSVEFGMQLGYSGAKPVPVGLTWAGRSCTIVVK; translated from the coding sequence ATGCACACCCCATCGGTTTCACCAACCTTCCCGCTCACCGCCGCGCCAACGCTAGCGGCGCCCGACCACAAGGTCCGGCGCCAGGCGCGGCGCTGGGCGCGCGGCCTCGCGCGCGGCCTGCTGGCGCTGTCGCTGACGACCGGCGCCGCCGCCATCGTCGGCCTGCCGCTGGCGACCTCCGCGCACGCGGCAGACGCCGAGTACACCAAGCGCTTCCTGGCCCAGTACCAGAAAATCAAAAATCCGGCCAACGGCTACTTCAGCCCGGAGGGCGTGCCGTACCACTCGATCGAAACCCTGATGGTCGAGGCGCCCGACCACGGCCACGAGACCACCTCCGAAACCTACAGCTTCTGGCTGTGGCTGGAGGCACAGTACGGCCGCGTCACCGGCGACTGGGCGCCGCTCAACGCCGCCTGGGCCAATATGGAGAAATACATCATCCCGGCCCCTGCCGACCAGCCCACCAACAGCTTCTACAACGCCGCCAAGCCGGCCACCTACGCCGGCGAGTTCCCGCTGCCGAACCAATACCCGGCGCCGATCTCGAGCGGCGTGCCGGTGGGCCAGGACCCGATCAGCGCCGAACTGTTCAGCACCTACGGCAACCGCGACATCTACGGCATGCACTGGTTGCTCGACGTCGACAACTGGTACGGCTACGGCCGCTGCGGCGATGGCACGACCCGCCCGTCGTACATCAATACCTTCCAGCGCGGCTCGCAGGAATCGGTGTGGGAGACCATTCCGCATCCATCGTGCGAAACCTTTAAATGGGGCCGCACCGGCGGCACGCAGGGCTTCCTGAGCCTGTTCATCGGCGACTCCAGCTACGCCAAGCAATGGCGCTACACCAACGCGCCGGACGCCGACGCCCGCGCCGTGCAGGCGATCTACTGGGCCTCGGAGTGGGCCAAGGCGCAGGGCAAGAGCGCCGACGTGGCCAGCCTGGTCAAAAAGGCCGCGAAGATGGGCGACTACCTGCGCTACGCCATGTTCGATAAGTACTTCAAGAAGGTCGGCAATTGCATCGGCACGCAAACCTGCCCCGGCGGCAGCGGCGCGGCCGACGCCCAAGGCATGCGCGACAACCAGCATTACCTGATGAGCTGGTACTACGCCTGGGGCGGCGCCACCGACAGCAGCGCCGGCTGGGCATGGCGCATCGGTTCCAGCCACAACCACTTCGGCTACCAGAATCCGCTGGCCGCGTGGGTGCTGTCGACCCAGACCGAGTTCAAGCCGCTGTCGCCGACGGCCGCCGGCGACTGGGGCAAGAGCCTGGGCCGCCAAATCGAGTTCTACCGCTGGCTGCAATCGGCCGAGGGCGCCATCGCCGGCGGCGCCACCAACAGCTGGGGCGGCGGCTACGGCACGCCGCCGGCCGGCACCGCCACGTTCTACGGCATGTTCTACGATGAAAAACCGGTCTACCACGATCCGGCCTCGAACACCTGGTTCGGCTTCCAGGCCTGGTCGATGCAGCGCGTGGCCGAGTACTACTACACCAGCGGCGACGTCCGCGCCAAGGCGGTGCTCGACAAATGGGTGGCGTGGGCCTCGGCCAACACCACGCTCAACGCCGACGGCACCTACACGATTCCGAACACCTTGTCGTGGAGCGGCCAGCCGGACAACTGGAACGCCGCCGCGCCGGGCGCCAACGCCGGCTTGCGCGTGACGGTGGTCGATGGCACCGGCGACGTCGGCATCGCCGCCGCCTTCGCCCGCACCCTGATCTACTACGGCGCAAAGGCCAACAACGCCGGCGCCAAGACGCTGGCCAAGGAGCTGCTCGACCGCATGTGGGCCAAGCACCAGGACCCGCAAGGCGTGGCGGTCGACGAGAAACGCACCGACTACCTGCGCTTCACCGCCAAGTATGACGCGGCCACCGGCTCCGGCGTGTACGTGCCGCCGGGCTGGACCGGTACCAACGCCCAGGGCGCCACCATCGACGCCAGCTCGACCTTCCTGAGCATGCGGCCGAAGTACCAGCAAGACCCGCAGTGGCCGAAGCTGAAAGCCCACCTGGACGGCGGCCCCGCCCCGACCTGGCGCTACCACCGCTTCTGGGCCCAGGCCGACATCGCCATGGCGCTGAACGACTACGCCAACCTGGTGGAACAGGCCGACTCGCCGGCGATCCTGGCCGATTCCACCGGCGTCTCGGTGCCGGAGGGCGGCACGGCCAGCGTCGCCATCTCGCTGTCGAAGGCGCCGGCGGCCAACCTGACGGTCGCCATCGTCAAGGCGGCCGGGGGCGATCCCGACCTGGGCACGGAGACCGCCGCGCTGACGTTCACGCCGGCCAACTACAACGTGGCGCAGCCCGTCGCGCTGCGGGCAGCCGTCGACGCCGACCAGTTGAGCGGCAGCGCCACCTTCGGCTTCAGCGCGACCGGCTACCTCTCGACCAGCGTGACAGCCACCGAGATCGACAAGGATGTGGTGGTGCCGGTCGTGCTGTCGGTCAGCGGCGCGCCGGTCACGGTGCCCGAGGGCGGCACGAAAACCTTCCAGGTGCAGCTGGCCAGCGCGCCGAGCGGACCGGTGACGGTGAGCGTGGCGCGCGCCAGCGGCGACGCCGACCTGAGCGTTTCGGGCGGCGCCTCGCTGAGCTTTACCACGGCCAACTGGAACGCCGCCCAGACCGTCACCTTGGCGGCCGCCAACGACGCCGACAGCGTCAACGGCACGGCCAGCTTCCGGGTCTCGGCGCCGAATGCGACCGATGTGCTGGTCGCCGCCAGCGAGGCCGACAAGGACGCCCTGGCCGGCGGCTGCGCGGTCGACTTCGACACCAGCAGCGACTGGGGCAGCGGCCAGGTGCCACGCGTGGTGCTGCGCAACACCGGCGCCACCGCGATCAACGGCTGGTCGCTGAGCTGGACCGCGTCGAACGACGTCACCCTGGTCAACTCGTGGAACGCGACCCTGGCGACCTCGGGCCGCGGCTTCGTCGCCACGCCGCTGGGTAACGCCACGGTGCCGGCCAATGGCAGCGTCGAGTTCGGCATGCAACTGGGCTACAGCGGCGCCAAACCGGTGCCGGTCGGCCTGACCTGGGCCGGCCGCAGCTGCACCATCGTCGTGAAATAG
- a CDS encoding LemA family protein, whose amino-acid sequence MTIQRRTVAMATLLGVLVLGAIGAGRHHLARAEAREASAAAWLELAQIHAARAQAASAALAAVGTADGLDPAVTARARDALARASRMPAHEQLLGDARAIERYKQYQGELTGALFVLVANAQRVPAVATSGAVQGLRSELLRDEAALAATRERYRHAAAGYNDLSAAFPGAGALAALAYPDLPAGL is encoded by the coding sequence ATGACAATACAACGGAGAACCGTGGCCATGGCCACCTTGCTCGGCGTGCTCGTGCTCGGGGCGATCGGGGCCGGACGGCATCACCTGGCGCGCGCCGAGGCCAGGGAGGCCAGCGCGGCCGCCTGGCTGGAGTTGGCGCAGATCCATGCCGCCCGCGCGCAGGCGGCGAGCGCGGCGCTGGCCGCCGTCGGCACCGCCGACGGCCTCGACCCGGCCGTCACCGCCCGCGCGCGCGATGCGCTGGCGCGCGCCTCCAGGATGCCGGCGCACGAACAACTGCTCGGCGACGCGCGCGCGATCGAACGCTACAAGCAGTACCAGGGCGAGCTGACCGGCGCGCTGTTCGTGCTGGTCGCCAACGCCCAGCGCGTACCGGCCGTGGCGACCAGCGGCGCGGTGCAAGGCTTGCGCAGCGAGTTGCTGCGCGACGAGGCGGCCCTGGCGGCCACGCGGGAGCGCTACCGCCACGCGGCGGCCGGCTACAACGACCTGAGCGCGGCCTTTCCCGGCGCGGGCGCGCTGGCGGCGCTGGCCTACCCCGATCTGCCCGCCGGGCTGTGA
- a CDS encoding HEAT repeat domain-containing protein encodes MNTTDNDIDLRERLSNPDATVRRIALLDLADWAGDEHADLFIDALRDTDATVRAEAARALEGFETADGVAGLAVLLSDPEQSVRQAAAQSLSEVKQSESAQVLLPHLAHADPFVKTAVLRAVRELRSPHSYAPALAALTDSDASVRREAVAVLGYLKQPDALPALTALISNDPDAEVRRAAVGAVGYGAGADTATALLDALRDPVWQVREEAATTLGKLAGVRDGADVANLTVIGTALMAALDDSYWQIRLRAARSLGRLKYAAALPALVPVLSHAISNLRKEAALALGELGDAAALPALEPVAADPDPEVRKAARLALEQIHAANRSA; translated from the coding sequence ATGAACACCACCGACAACGACATCGACCTGCGCGAGCGCCTGTCCAACCCCGACGCCACGGTACGCCGCATCGCCTTGCTGGACCTGGCCGACTGGGCCGGCGACGAACACGCCGACCTGTTCATCGACGCGCTGCGCGACACCGACGCCACCGTGCGCGCCGAAGCCGCGCGCGCGCTCGAAGGCTTCGAAACCGCTGACGGCGTCGCCGGCCTCGCCGTGCTGCTGAGCGACCCGGAGCAAAGCGTGCGCCAGGCCGCCGCCCAAAGCCTGAGCGAAGTAAAGCAATCAGAAAGCGCGCAAGTACTGCTGCCGCATCTCGCCCACGCCGATCCATTTGTAAAAACCGCCGTGCTGCGCGCCGTGCGCGAACTACGCTCGCCGCACAGCTACGCGCCAGCGCTCGCCGCGCTTACCGATAGCGACGCCAGCGTGCGCCGCGAAGCCGTCGCCGTGCTGGGCTACCTGAAACAGCCCGACGCGCTGCCCGCCCTCACTGCCCTGATCAGCAACGATCCCGACGCCGAGGTGCGGCGCGCGGCGGTCGGCGCCGTCGGCTACGGCGCCGGCGCGGACACCGCCACCGCCTTGCTGGACGCGCTGCGCGATCCCGTGTGGCAAGTGCGCGAGGAAGCGGCAACGACGCTGGGCAAACTGGCCGGCGTCCGCGACGGCGCCGACGTCGCCAATCTGACGGTCATCGGGACCGCATTGATGGCGGCGCTGGACGACAGCTACTGGCAGATCAGGCTGCGCGCCGCGCGCAGCCTGGGCCGCCTGAAGTACGCCGCCGCCCTGCCAGCGCTGGTGCCGGTGCTGTCCCACGCGATTAGCAACCTGCGCAAGGAGGCCGCGCTGGCGTTGGGCGAGCTTGGCGACGCCGCCGCGCTGCCGGCGCTGGAACCGGTGGCGGCCGATCCCGATCCCGAAGTGCGCAAGGCCGCGCGCCTGGCGCTGGAACAGATCCATGCGGCGAATCGGAGCGCGTGA